One genomic window of Desulfurobacterium indicum includes the following:
- the lysS gene encoding lysine--tRNA ligase, protein MAEKTIMEIRKEKAERWKEEGFNPYAYKYETNATCGELIEKFGRTKNEEEREEEKLPEDTFSLAGRIVSMRIMGKAAFFHIQDSTGRIQCYIRRDDVGGDFYNKVFKKLIDIGDIVGVKGTLFRTRTGELTLEVKEMTPLTKSLRPLPEKWHGLKDVEKRYRQRYLDLIVNPEVRDIFKTRSKLIQKIRDFLNSRGFMEVETPILQTVASGAAAKPFITHYNALDIDVYLRIAPELYLKRLIVGGLDRVYEIGRNFRNEGISTRHNPEFTMIEWYMAYADYYDLMDMTEELFEYLLDEIKGKGVREIEYQGTKISFERPWKRISFVGELARRTGLTVDEILHDEQKVLEAAKKHGVEDAEKLSHFKRVQELFEILIEPELIQPTFVIDFPKAISPLAKEKRDNPELVERFELFIFGQEIANAYSELNNPEEQAKRFLQQLQEKAKGDDEAMAYDEDFVRALEYGMPPTAGEGIGIDRLTMLFTDKDSIREVLLFPQLKPEKKEEETDE, encoded by the coding sequence ATGGCTGAAAAGACCATCATGGAAATTCGTAAAGAGAAAGCTGAAAGATGGAAGGAAGAAGGTTTTAATCCTTACGCTTACAAGTATGAAACCAACGCTACTTGCGGTGAACTTATAGAGAAATTTGGCAGGACAAAGAATGAAGAGGAAAGAGAAGAAGAAAAACTGCCTGAGGATACGTTTTCTCTTGCCGGAAGAATAGTTTCTATGAGGATTATGGGAAAGGCAGCATTTTTTCATATTCAGGATTCTACCGGAAGGATTCAGTGCTATATAAGAAGAGATGATGTGGGTGGCGATTTTTATAACAAAGTTTTCAAAAAGTTAATAGATATCGGAGATATTGTCGGGGTTAAGGGAACACTTTTTAGGACAAGAACCGGCGAACTGACTTTAGAAGTGAAGGAGATGACACCGCTTACAAAGTCTTTGAGACCACTTCCCGAAAAGTGGCACGGGCTTAAAGATGTAGAAAAAAGATATAGACAGCGCTATCTTGATCTGATCGTAAATCCGGAAGTTAGAGATATTTTTAAAACGCGTTCAAAGCTTATTCAAAAGATAAGAGACTTCTTGAACAGTAGAGGATTTATGGAAGTTGAAACACCGATTCTCCAAACTGTTGCTTCCGGTGCTGCTGCAAAGCCGTTTATTACTCACTACAATGCCCTTGATATAGATGTTTATTTGAGGATAGCCCCCGAACTTTACTTGAAGAGATTAATTGTCGGTGGACTTGACAGGGTTTATGAGATAGGTAGGAACTTTAGGAACGAAGGTATAAGCACGAGGCATAACCCTGAATTTACGATGATAGAGTGGTATATGGCTTATGCTGACTATTACGATTTGATGGATATGACAGAAGAGCTTTTTGAATATCTCCTTGATGAGATAAAGGGTAAAGGTGTCAGAGAGATAGAATATCAGGGAACAAAGATTTCTTTTGAAAGGCCATGGAAAAGGATTTCTTTCGTTGGAGAGCTTGCCAGGAGAACGGGGCTTACGGTTGATGAGATTCTTCACGACGAGCAGAAGGTTCTTGAGGCGGCAAAAAAACACGGTGTTGAAGATGCGGAGAAACTTTCGCACTTTAAAAGAGTTCAGGAGCTATTTGAGATTTTGATAGAGCCGGAGCTTATTCAACCGACGTTTGTAATTGATTTCCCGAAAGCGATTTCTCCTCTTGCAAAAGAGAAAAGGGATAATCCGGAACTTGTTGAGAGGTTTGAACTTTTCATTTTTGGCCAGGAGATAGCTAACGCCTATTCAGAGCTTAATAATCCTGAAGAGCAGGCAAAGAGATTTCTTCAGCAGCTTCAGGAGAAGGCAAAAGGTGATGATGAGGCTATGGCTTATGATGAGGATTTTGTAAGGGCACTTGAATACGGTATGCCACCAACGGCAGGAGAAG